TAGGAATTTACCAAGCAGATGTAAGTCATGATGATGTATAATCAAGCTCGCAGTTTCACAAACTGCACAAGGAACGCACATCACCCAGCTATCAGTAGCAGTAACCAAATGAACATTGGCTGACAATTTATCAGACAGGCTGTGAGGCACAGCAAATCGACATGACAGATAAGCATGAATATCAACCATGGGTGACGCAACACTCATCAACCATCGCACACATAGGAAGTCATACCAATCACATCACTCATCAACCATTGCACACACAGGAAGTCATCATCAATCACAACATTCATCGACCATCGCACACATAGGAAGTCATGACCAATCGCACTCATACGGTACTTTCAATAAGAGGTATCGGCTGTGCTTCAATTTATGGATGACATGGGTACAATCGACAATAGCCATTTAAGCTGAGCAGTCAACAGCCAAGCAAAATGCTTCACTTTGGCTCAGTGAAGAACTTGTTAATCGCTGGCATGATTTCAGGGGTCTTGTCACGCACAAAGCTCCTGAGACCGTGCATTGCGTAACGCCTCCCCTCCTCATGATTTTCAAGGACACCAGCTGCCCTCCCTGCCTTGTTTACCCTGTAAAATTCAAGCAATTTAGATCGCAAATCAAGCATGCACATGGTTCTTTAACTAAAAAGTAATTGGACAGCATGAATTAAAACAATTCATATAAGTGGTGTTACAACGATACGAAACCAAGTTGTAGTTATAGAAAGCCATTTTCTTTGCATTATACAGATCACACCACACATGTAAAAAACAGCAATTCATTAGCCCCACTTGAACTTAAGAAGAACAAGAGTCCAAGATCACAAACAGTAAACATGTATGCATACAGCATTGGTTATACAGGAGGGGTACATGTTACACACACACAAACAGCTCAAACTTGTGGCTTTTCATGCAACAAGAGGTACTACATGCACGATCAAGCTCATGCTTTTACTCAAAAGAAAATAATTACCAGCATGCAACTACACTAACAAGATGTCCTCCAAAAAACAAAAGGACATGCATACAGTTTGGCTGTGGCATTTTCCAACCTTATGTTACGCTTCCAAAATTAACCGAGTCCTGAATTCAACTCCTACCAAAAAATTTACTTCATGTATTTGGACCCTTTATATCTTGGAACGATTGACTTCCTACGAAAGGTCTAGTAATTTTCAACCTTGCCGACCAGAAAGAACGAATTTCCCAACATAGAAAAACTACAGCCACAAAATTTCACCTGATGGATACAACCATAGCCTGGTAAGTCAACTCCAACCCATGGGTCTAACAGTCCAAACGAGGAAGAACTGAAGGGTACTGACTAGTGAACTTGAACTACTTATAGACCACTCAACGAAAGCACCCAAACCCAGCAGATCTACGCTGCTCCAGCACGCACAGCACATCTCTTGCAAGGATCAAACGGGTAAAAGAGTGAAGAGTCCAGATCCGGACCTGACTTCCGGGTTGCCGGTGATGTTCCTGAAGAGCTGAAATCCACAGATGCCGACGGCCACGCCCGTCGCCGCGAACAGAGGGTACACCTGCACGGCGGCGGAAGCCCCATAAGCAAAGCtcaccagagagagagagagagagagagagagagagagagagagagagagttgacgAAGCGACCGAGGAAGTTCACCTCGGGTCGGACCCAGCGGCTGGCCATCGGAGTCGGAGGCTCTTCGGACTGCGAGGCGACCGCGACGGCGGAGAAGGATGGGGAAAGTGGAGGCTGGAGAGGCGACGGCGGAAGAGGGGGAGTGGGTGGGGCGATTTTATCGGCGTCCGGTCGCTTGGAGCTTATCGTCCGAAATGACGCTTCTACCCTCCTATTTGCTTTTTGTTTCCTTTCGGTCGCCCACTGTTTGTTTCAGTACACAGGAATTATTATCTTTTTAagagagttttttttaaagGGGGCTTTTTAGGATAGTACACATGAACAAGCCGCTGCATGCTGGTagaattttatttcctttaaaaagaataaatataTAGGGCTTGTTGCACACCACTGTTGACATGTCATAGGTATGCGGTATCGTAGCCGTGCTATCGAAAATCGACGTCACATTTCATAGCATGAAATCTTATTTTTCTGTGCAGCTCCTAGCTTTTTATGACTAACCAAGCCATAATTATTATAGGCTCCGCCATGTTAGGCATGGAGTGTTGCCACATGCAAGCAAAGACGCGTATAGACTACCCAAGTGATATGTTGTAGCATTTGAATAGCGTTGCGTTTACgtatttttcttcaaaaaataTAGTGCGTGCTTGATTGCACGCCACCTCTGACATGTCATAGGTATGGTGGTGCCGTATCCGTGTCATCAAAGATCGACACCACATTTTGTGATGTGAAATCCTTGTTTCCTCATGTGGCTCCCAACTTTTTATGACCAACCAAACAGTAACCATGATTATTATGGGTGACCATAGATTGGGCGTGGCGTGTTGCCGTGTGCAACTAAAGACGTCTAGACTACTCGAGTGATATACTTTAGCATTTAAATAGTGTCGCGCTTACGTAATTttctttagaaaagataaatTTATAGGGCGTGCTTGGTTGGACACCACCACTGACACATCATAGGTGTGGTGGTGCTATAGCCGTGTCATTGAAAACCAACGTCACATTTTATGGCATGAAATCCTTATTTTCCTATGTGGTTTCCAACTTTTTATGACCAAGCAGCAACTATGATTATTGTGGGTCGTCGCGTGGCGTGTTGCCGCTTGCAACTAAAGGCACCCATAGACTGTCCGAGTGATATGCATTAGTATTTTTGATAGCGTTGCATTTACGTAATTTTCTTCCAAAAATAAATACATAGAgcgtgtttggttgcatgccaCCACTGACACGTCATAGGTGTAGCGGTGGCGTAACCGTGTCATTGAAAATCGGGGCCACATTTTATAGCGTGAAATACTTGTTTTTTCATGTGGGTCTCTTAACTTTTTATTACCAACCAAGCAGGAACCATGATTATTGTAGCCCCTGCGGTTACTTGTGGCGTGTTGCTGCCTGCAACCAAAGCCGCCCATAGACTGCTCAAGTGATGCACATTAGCATTTTTGGTAGTGTTGAGTTTATGTTATTTTCTTCCAAAAATAAATATATAGGGTCCGCTTGGTTGCACGCCACGTCATAGGTGTAGCGTAGCCGTTTCATTGAAAATCAATGCCACGTTTAATGACGTAAAATCCTTATTTCCTGTGTGCGGCTTCCAACTTTTTATGACCAACCAAGCAGCAACCATGATTATTATGGGCCATCGTAGGTTAGGCGTGGTGTGTTACCGCGTGCAACTGAAGGCGCCCATAGACTGCCCGAGTGATATACATTAATTAGCAATTTCGATAGCGATGCATTTACGTAATTTTCTTCCAAAAATAAATACATAGGGCGTGCTTGGTTGCACACCACCACTAATACGTCATAGGTGAGACGATGCCGTAGCCGTATCATTAAAAATCGGTGCCACATTTTATAATATGGAATCCTTATTTTCTTGTGCATCTCTCAGCTTTTTATTACCAACTAAGTAGCAACCATGATTATTATGGGCTGCCGCATGTTACGTGTGATGTGTTGCCGCCTACAATCAAGCTGCCCACAAACTGCCCGAGTGATACTTGTTAGCATTTGAATAGCATAGGGTCTACGTGATTCAATAAAAACGTAAGTGGTAGTTCAAGTGGCAAACATTGCGTAAAGGAAACATACCTGATAGAAATTATAGATAATGCAAGCTTCACATGAAATTTTGTACATTCTGTCATCACTTActtgttactccctccgttccaaattgtaggtcgttttggcttttctagattcatagatattattatgcatatctatgaatctagaaaaaccaaaatgatctacaatttggaacggagggagtaccacaCAATTTTTCGTCGCTTGCTAGTTACCACATAATTTTGCTTGCACATTTATCTTGATCATTGTTTTTGtaatttgccaaaaaaaattaagaaatcatgccttttctattttttcttgcAGCTATTTAAGGCTTTACTAGATTATAGTTGGAGCAACGGAATGACGATAAGTAGTCTAGGAATGACTGATAAGTAGTCTAATAAGGCCACTTTTAGTGGAGGTTTTATCAAGAGTTTCATAGTCATTAAATAACATACCACATCAGTAATTTTTGGCAAGGTCATTAATTATGAGGAgagggagtttcatcatatgtgagaggagtttcatcaccATAAAACCTAGCAAGCACAATTACGAAGTTCTCAACCTTGGTAACGGTGCTATAAAACTATGTACTGAGACTGGTCTAAGGATGATGGCTTGATGATACGACTTATTTTAACATAGCACAGATGCATATGTCTACGTAATAAATATATATGTACCCAATGCTATGAATACACGCCCATAATAAGCCTTAACAATTTTTATATAGTAATGTTGATTGGCACTATGGTTACACATATGGTAACAtagcacatgcacatgcacatgtaGGAAGGGTAATAAGAGcacagttggtaatcagagctttCGGTTATAGATTCTTGAATTAGTTTTTTCCTTAAAATTGACTTAATAAAACCTGACACACATGCACATGTAGGAAGGGTAATTGCTTGCTTACCTTTTTATTTGAGGTGTTAATTTGTTTTAATTCCATGTTAAATTGTTTATTGATGCTTTAGATTTGTATAGTGTATTGCTTGATACCCTGATGCAATATGTTATTATCGTCCATGAGGAAGGATAATATTATTGCTATTTGGCTTTGAAGTTGATTGGTTGTTGTCCATGCTTGTGGTTTGTTGAGATTATTTGTTCTCACTACTTTGTTATATAAACTGCTAGTGTTGGCTTTAAACCATATTATGTTTATTGTATTGAGACCCTTGGTGTTAGAATTTAATTTTTTCCAAGTAGGAGGTTGTAGGTGCTGAGAGTTTTGTTGTTATTAGGACACATGAAGTTTGAATGTCTAAAGAGTATCAATAGTTTGGTAGTGCAGATGGGTGGAGTGAAGGGCCCCCACAATGCCTTTTCTGCATTATTATGTGAGGTTACCCAAGTGTTAGGTTACGAACCAACTATCCATATTCGAAACATATGATTGAGTGGTGGATGGATTGGCCCCCATTCTATACACATTAATCATTTGATCTCGACATATCGGAGTGGTGGATCGTGATGTCCCTTGACCATTAGTTTGGAGTGATAGTGTTGCAGCCTATCAGTAGCATAGCCGATACTGTGTAGAGGCATTATAGTGCCAACCTTCGAGACATCTTTAGTATGATGCTAATGGGATCTCGAGAGGTCTCCAATGTGGTTGTTGTCATGCAGCAGAGAAGTTTGATCTAGTTCTAAGAGACCTTGTGTCTAAGTCAAGGGATGGTGATGTTGTATTGGTGTGGCTTACTTTATTCTTTTCATCGGTGGAAGCGTGATGCTTTGTTTTAAACAATTGTTTGTAGAAGATATTATGAGAAAAATATTATGGTTGTTAATGGTTTCTAGGCTAATTCATTAGTCTTTGTCTGTAAGTCAGACAAATTGGTTAAGTGTGGTTAAGTGTAGCATGGTTTTAGACAAGTGAGATCTTTTAAGGTCAAGCTGGTGATCCTATGTAAGGGTTGACATTTGAGGTGTTTTCAGCGGGTAATGTTAAGACAAAATTAATTGATGCGGTTACCGCCCCAGTATCAGCTACGTCTATGCCAAATAAGAAGAATTGTGAAGCTTGAGCTCTAGGAGGTATCTGAAATACCAAGCTATGACCAATTTCATTTTAGCTTCGTAGCTCCAATCTTAATCTCAATAGTTGTGACTGTTGAAGTTGAGTTCTTTTATTGTTGTGGATATTCTTGAGGTGGAATTCGGGGACAAATTCCTTTAGGGTTGGGGGgggggagagaaagagagaatgTAACACCCTAGAGTGGTCTTCTATGTCCAGGATAGAAAATACATGAGTTATGATTACAAGCTTTACTTGACTCACTGGACTACGTATTGGAGAAAAATACGCTTTATGTGTTGGAAAGCATAAAAGAGTTCAAGTTTGACTAGGAGTTTGAAAGAGTGGCAAAAGGTTGACTTTTTGAATGGTTGACCGAATGGATGATCCGAGACCATATATGCGTAGATCTCGTCGAAGGCATTCCGCTTGATATCTCACATGTGATATTTGGAGTTAAGATCATGATGTTTTATTGGATCAAAATTTTGATGGATGAGATGACTCAAAAGAACAATTAGATTAGAGGGGACCCTATTCTACCGTGACTTAGAGCAACCTCAAAAACTCCCTTAAAATTGCTCCAAAACCTTATTTaggggaaaaacaaaaaaacttgCTTCCAACAGCTCCCCCATCCTTCCCGTCAAAATACGCGGACGTCAAAAATACCTCCGTCGCCCCGCATATATACGCGAGTCCGGTCCTTCCCCAATCACCCCGAACACCATTGGAGCACGCCTTCATCGACGCCAAGGGCAACTCGATGTGGAGGCGGCAGAGCTCCTTGAAGGAGTGGAGCACCTTAGAGGGTGAGTGGTGGGAGACGTCCGCGGCGGGCATGGGCAGGGAGGCGGGCTGCCGCTCGAAGCGCTGGgagacggccgccgcggcgggggagaggatcTGGCCAAGCTCGTGGATGGACCTGGCGATGCCACCGAGCAGGACGCATGCGATGTGTGAGCGCGCCacggccgcgcgcggccggtGCCTGGTGCTGCTACTGGTGCAGCGGCGGGGAGCCAGGTACCGGGGGCGCGGGGTGCGGCGGGTCATCGGGGATGACGCAGTTGACGTAGACGAAGACAAATTCGACGAGCGGGACGAGCGCGTGGAACCGGCACGAGACGAGTTCTGGGAAGCTGCTGGAGTCCAATAGAGGGTCCACGTGCTGACGTGGCTAGTTTTGAAGTATTAGAGAGTTTATTATTGGGGATCTGCTGTAGGATGACATGATTTTAGGAGAATAAATTTTTATTAAAGCGCCTAATAGATAGTTTTGggggagattttttttaaactcttggagttgctgtTACACCCCTCCCCCTTTtccacgccgcctcctccttagtgccgcccctccctctccctcacgTCTATTTGCACACAAAGGGAAGGATGTCTTTCCCCCTCTAACTGCTGCTGCACCAAAGATCATAGAGAGATAGaggggaaaggaaaaaaaagaggagaaaaCGGATTGTGGAGGACAAGAGAATCAGGAAGAGGTGCGCATTCGCTATCTTCCTCATCGTTGGCTTGTTATTCTTCAAGGGAAAACCTCGGGGTGAGACCCCATGGACTTCCCTCCCTCTTTGGATGAGATTTGTCGCCAGCGGTCATCCGTTTTCATTGGATTAGTTGGGACATTAGATCTTTAATCTCATCTTCAGTCTCTGCAGAATAGCAGATCGGGCAGTTTCTGTCCATCATTGTTTTGGCCCATGATACAGCCCGAATTATTTTTTCCACCTATAGAACTTTTCACAAAGGACTCTAAGAGCTTTCCACGAAGACCTAATTCATAATTTTTGGCCATATAGTTTAAGAGATATTGCAGTTCAAATATGGTTGTCGTATTCTGATGAGTTTCTGAACAGTAATAGATCTATTCAGTTTTAAGGTACCTTAAAGACATAATCAGCTCCTCAAATgaaataccaaagttttagagtttTTGTCGAGCTTTCCAGATTGGTGTAGAGCATAATTTTCAGTTGGCTATAACTCCAGATATGAAATTCTAAAGTGGATTGTTAGTTTTGTGTTGTCAGATTCAGCACTTGAGGTTGCTACAATAATTAATTAATCTTAGTGGTTTTTAATACAAAGAGCCATATAGCCAAAGTTATGGATAATATAATTTTTCATTCTCTGGtaaagtttcataattttttgatGAGTGGTTTAGTAGACAAATTCTATAGTCTGAATTGAAATGAAGTTTGCTttgtaaataaaaatattttgaccAATGAAAGTGATTCTCCCTTCTCTGTAGTTTCTGAAAATGTATTTATTTACTAGCATTGCTTTTGTAGATTAAAAGTTAAAAAAAGAGAAGTGTTGTTCCTCTTGTAGGATGATTGTGGTTTTGCTGTTTTTGTCTTTCTTGTATGTTTAAGGGTTCAGACATAGGAGCGATATGCCTATTGTTCGTATGTTTGTAGTTTCTGAAGATGTATTTATTTACTAGCATTGCTTTTGTAGATTAAAAGTTACAAAAAAGAGAAGTGTGGTTACTCTTGTAGGATGATTGTGGTTTTGCTGTTTTTGGTCTTTCTTGTATGTTTAAGGGTTCAGACATAGGAGAGATATGCCTATTGTTCGTATGTTTGTAGTTTCTGAAGATGTATTTATTTACTAGCATTGCTTTTGTAGATTAAAAGTTACAAAAAAGAGAAGTGTGGTTACTCTTGTAGGATGATTGTGGTTTTGCTGTTTTTGGTCTTTCTTGTATGTTTAAGGGTTCAGACATAGGAGCGATATGCCTATTGTTCGTATGTTTGTTTGAATTGTATGTACTGAGTTCATGATGCTAAACATGTGGTATTGCTCTAAATCGTGCCTAGTGCCGTTTGCATCATCACTTTGAGGCAAGTAAACGTAGCAGTGGTTTTGCTACAGCTTTAACTTGTTGTTTGTTCTGCTATTCTAATAAATTCAGAAACCTAACAAAGAAATAATCCTTCACTAAAGAATAAAGATTATATGATTTGTTAAATTACTTTCTATAATAATACTTGTGGTTGTTTACTCCATCATGAGGTAAGAGGTATGTTTATGTACGTGGTTGTATGTGGCATAAGTGGTAAACTTACTTGCAGTTGCACCATATCATTTCATCATATTGCATTGCACATCATTCGTGGATGTCACCACTTGCTGGCCGTGACCGTACTGGTACAACATTGTACGTTGCCCGAGGAGGGGTACGATGCAGCTTCATACCTTGTTGGGTATGGAGGCAGTGGACATGGCATTTGTATTGCATTTGCACTCATTGTGGTTTATATATTTGAATATTATGCATCGACATGGAAGTGAATATGAGGTCTTGATCATCTAAAGAAAAGATGCGGTCGTGGTTAATTCATTTTTTTCATATGAGGATGACTTTCACAATGATTCAGTTTATCTTAATTTATCATGTATCTATGtttaaattcatgaataatgaACTCGTAGTTTAAATAACATGTTAAAGCAGTTTGCTTGTTGAGATTTATTCTCGCACCCCTTTTATCATTCTAGGTGCTTGAGTGGATGTTTTGCTTGAAGGGATGGGATTAGCTAGACGTCTTCACATCTTTGCCACTTTCTATTTATAATAATGATGATACATTTGTCTTGCTGTAATGAATATAGAGTAGATCTTGTGGTGATCATTTGTGGTTTCTTAATAATGAGTGTGGCTGACCTTTGTTAATTGTTGTCTTGTTAGGTTGCTCATTAAATGCTAGTGTGTGGTTTACCTTTATATATCATGTATGTTATTGCTTCTGCATTTTACTCTGTTTATAGGGTTGCTGCTGAGTTTTTGTACTCCAGTGCGTGAGAAGGGTCCTTTAGTGACATCTTGGGCTTTGTAGCGCCTGGGGTGTTACAACTTAACAATTTCAGATTTAACCTACATGCCAAAAATCTTGGCAACAATAGCTGAATTTCGCAACAACGCAACGTATGTAAACACGTCGAGACCGGCTCGACAAGGAGAGTTAGCAtttacttcctccgtcccaaagcAAGTGTTTGtttagaaaatttcagacaCATTAGTAGTAGTGAGAAGTGAACATATTGCCCCTAATTACTCATATTAGTTGAGGTTGATGCATGTGTGTTGGAACAAGAGAAATAGCACCAATTGATCATTTAATTGGCTTCATACACTTGTCCATACTTTTTTTATTGGTACGAGTATTGTTTTAATTAAATGAGGTTCACTAGGAACTGAAATAACACAAAGTACAAAATTTAAaggctaaaaaaatatttattttgggAGGGGGAGTACGGAGTAGCAAACGGTGGGCTGTGGCGAGCGGGGCACTCTTGTCATTTGGAAATGCTTAGCCCCGTGACCTGTCACGTACTCACGTCCCGCGCCGAAAGCATATTCCAGTGCACTTGGCACAAAACAGGTCGCGTCGCGAGCGAGCCGTGTTCGCGAGCAGGGAGGAATGGAGCACCGTGACAGTGGCGTCGAATGCCACGAAAACGTATTGAATTAAATATGCTCAGATTTCTTTGGGAAGGGtgatatctttttctttttcctgaaaGAAGTCGGCGTCCAACAGCTATCTCTATCTTTAAGGTCAAACTTGCAAATCTTGCGTCACTCCGTCCGCCCCAACTACCCTGGCTGCTTCCGCGGAGAGCCATTTTAATATTGCGCGTACGGTACGACACTTATCGCCTTGGCTGCTCGGCATACCGAGAAGATATGTTCAAGCCCCAACTGCCCTCATCCCACAGACAaaatcacaaaaatgatatCATCTTCTCATGGAGACTACACATCGGATCATCTTGCCTCGAATAGATGTGACACGTCCAATTCAAATCGGGATGTGCAAATCGAAGAAGCAATTCatccaaagttccaaacaaGAGAGCAAAAGCTATCCAAAGCAGCAGAACCTGTGATCGGAAACaacacccttttttttttgagattaaAAACAACACCATTAATCACCTTCTCACagctggagaaaaaaaaaagaaccacacGAACACCGCGGTCGGCGCTGGGGAATTGGGATGTGCTATCTGGGCAAATCAGGTTGAATGTAAACGGGCCCGATCGGAATGAAAGCCCAGCAGGCAGCTACTAGACTACTACTGCGATGAATTGACGGCTGGGCCACCAACGTTAGATTGACAGGTGTTTGTGCCTGTGACTTCTCCGGATGTTAAAAGATTTAGATTATCAACTTGAGGCTGCAAAATCATCCGGCCACTAAAACAGGCCATCTAGTTG
Above is a genomic segment from Setaria viridis chromosome 4, Setaria_viridis_v4.0, whole genome shotgun sequence containing:
- the LOC117851408 gene encoding uncharacterized protein, which produces MASRWVRPEVYPLFAATGVAVGICGFQLFRNITGNPEVRVNKAGRAAGVLENHEEGRRYAMHGLRSFVRDKTPEIMPAINKFFTEPK